In Chondrinema litorale, the DNA window CAAAATGGTTCAGGAACAGTAAGTTTTTACAGTTATGATTCAGCTACAGTTACCAATGATGTATTTCAAACTGTAAACAACAGACCTTTAGGTAATGTACTTCAATCAATTTCGGTTTACAACGATGAAGTATTCATGGTGATAAACAATGCCGAAAAAGTAGAAGTAGCAGATACCGAAACTTTTGAAAGTGTAGCAACCATAGAAGGACTTGCTCAAGCAAGATATTTTCAGGCAGTTTCTGCAGATAAAGCGTATGTTTCTGAATGGATAAATGGCTATGGAGGTCAATTATCAATAATCGACCTAAATACTTATGAAGTTTCAGATGCTATTACTACAGGCTTAGGCCCAGAAAGAATGTTACTAGACGACAACAAACTTTATGTAGTTTGTTCTGGAGGTTACTCTACAGACTCTGTTGTAACAGTAATAGACACAGATACAGACGAAATTTTAACCAGTATTGAAGTAGGGGTAAACCCATCTGGAATTGTAAAAGACGAAGATGGATTTATCTGGGTACTTTGCAAAGGAAATTACACTGCAGATTACAGCGCCTTAGAGAACTCAGGTAGTCTCTATAAAATTAATCCATCTACCAACACTGTTGAATCATCAATTAGCTTTAACAATTTCTATTCTCAACCAAGCGATTTAGTAATTGACGATGATGGAGAAACTATATACTACAGCTTTAATGGTGGTATTTACAAAATGGATACAGATGATACTGCATTGC includes these proteins:
- a CDS encoding YncE family protein, with the protein product MQRFKYYQTCWLIILSLVFVACEDSDEPNVEVPAKYANGFLIANEGPFQNGSGTVSFYSYDSATVTNDVFQTVNNRPLGNVLQSISVYNDEVFMVINNAEKVEVADTETFESVATIEGLAQARYFQAVSADKAYVSEWINGYGGQLSIIDLNTYEVSDAITTGLGPERMLLDDNKLYVVCSGGYSTDSVVTVIDTDTDEILTSIEVGVNPSGIVKDEDGFIWVLCKGNYTADYSALENSGSLYKINPSTNTVESSISFNNFYSQPSDLVIDDDGETIYYSFNGGIYKMDTDDTALPSTSIITGYFYGLGYDPESDYLIASDAGDYTSSGKIVRYDSEDGTVIDEFTVGVTPNGGFYFPAD